From the genome of Bacteroides sp. MSB163, one region includes:
- a CDS encoding SDR family oxidoreductase has translation MNKVCVVTGGAAGIGRCIVEMFAESGYTVYFIDKTPEAVEQAEGKMSERGLSVTGFVGDIAEEQTLRDFVDFVLSIEDQIDCLINNACLTNGGILGNCSYEDFLYVQRVGVAAPYFLALSFKDYFSGAGAIVNISSTRAFQSQANTESYTAAKGGITALTHALAVSLSGVARVNSIAPGWIDTGSYHEEDYVPAYTEGDIMQHPSQRVGEPADIARAVLFLCDERNSFINGENITIDGGMSKLMIYHNDYGWDYQP, from the coding sequence ATGAATAAAGTATGTGTAGTAACAGGTGGAGCTGCCGGTATCGGTCGTTGCATTGTCGAGATGTTTGCGGAATCGGGATATACGGTGTATTTCATTGATAAGACACCCGAGGCGGTGGAACAGGCGGAAGGAAAGATGTCGGAAAGAGGGCTTTCGGTTACAGGCTTTGTCGGAGATATTGCCGAGGAACAGACGCTGCGGGATTTTGTAGACTTTGTCTTATCCATAGAAGATCAGATTGACTGTCTGATAAATAATGCTTGCCTGACAAATGGAGGAATATTGGGCAACTGTTCGTATGAAGACTTCCTGTATGTGCAACGTGTGGGAGTAGCGGCTCCTTATTTCCTGGCTTTGTCGTTTAAAGACTATTTCAGTGGTGCAGGTGCTATTGTGAATATATCTTCTACCCGTGCTTTCCAGTCGCAGGCTAATACGGAAAGTTATACGGCAGCCAAAGGTGGAATAACGGCTCTGACTCATGCGCTTGCGGTCAGTCTTTCGGGAGTTGCCCGTGTGAATTCTATTGCTCCCGGTTGGATTGATACGGGAAGCTATCATGAAGAGGATTATGTGCCGGCATATACGGAAGGAGACATCATGCAGCATCCCTCGCAAAGGGTAGGAGAACCGGCTGATATAGCCCGTGCAGTTCTTTTCCTTTGTGACGAACGGAACTCCTTTATCAACGGGGAGAACATTACGATTGACGGAGGCATGAGTAAACTAATGATTTATCATAATGATTATGGTTGGGATTATCAACCGTAG
- a CDS encoding MaoC family dehydratase, translating into MEKVIINSYEEFEKLVGQQIGVSDYVELSQERINMFADATLDHQWIHVDTERAKTESHFKTTIAHGYLTLSMLPHLWNQIIEVNNLKMMVNYGMEQMKFGQAVLSGQSVRLVAKLHSLANLRGVAKAEIKFTIEIKDQPKKALEGIAVFLYYFN; encoded by the coding sequence ATGGAAAAAGTAATTATCAACTCGTACGAGGAATTTGAAAAGCTGGTAGGCCAGCAGATTGGCGTTTCTGATTATGTAGAACTTTCGCAAGAGCGCATCAATATGTTTGCAGATGCTACGTTGGACCATCAATGGATACATGTAGACACGGAACGTGCAAAAACAGAAAGTCACTTCAAGACTACCATTGCGCACGGTTATCTCACTTTGTCTATGCTTCCGCATTTGTGGAACCAGATTATTGAGGTAAACAACCTGAAGATGATGGTTAATTACGGTATGGAGCAGATGAAGTTCGGGCAGGCGGTGTTGTCGGGACAAAGCGTGCGTCTGGTGGCGAAGTTACATTCGCTGGCAAATCTGCGTGGTGTGGCGAAAGCAGAGATTAAGTTTACAATTGAAATAAAGGATCAGCCTAAGAAAGCGCTTGAGGGGATTGCAGTGTTCTTGTATTATTTCAATTGA
- a CDS encoding nitrous oxide-stimulated promoter family protein, with amino-acid sequence MKHSRIENEKQTVEQMIRLYCRKKEGNGTLCPQCRELLEYAQTRLSRCPFGDGKSTCRICTVHCYKPEMRERMRVVMRWAGPRMLFYHPVAAIRHLWQEYIRKK; translated from the coding sequence ATGAAACACTCTCGCATCGAAAATGAAAAGCAAACCGTAGAACAGATGATTCGCCTCTACTGCCGGAAGAAAGAGGGGAACGGAACACTGTGCCCGCAATGCAGGGAATTGTTGGAGTATGCGCAGACACGGCTTTCACGTTGTCCGTTCGGAGACGGGAAATCAACTTGTCGGATTTGTACCGTGCATTGCTATAAGCCGGAAATGAGAGAACGGATGAGAGTAGTGATGAGATGGGCAGGACCGAGAATGTTGTTCTATCATCCGGTGGCGGCTATCCGGCATTTGTGGCAGGAATATATTAGGAAGAAATAA
- a CDS encoding GrpB family protein, translating into MKQLTEMSDEELGTLFPIILTEHKKDWAKLYDQEERILYDTIGKNIYRIGHIGSTAVEQLIAKPTIDILLEINGETNTNELIKSLESIGYIYSPQPQKPAPHMMFMKGYTLQGFQGQAYHIHVRYVGHWDEPVFCHYLQTHPDVAHDYGELKKKLKEKYEHDREAYTEGKTEFIRHIVQLAKMLPKEKKSVSAEKEKYGNAYLPWEEKADNYLTTLYNQGKTIAELSDIFEREKGLSAHD; encoded by the coding sequence ATGAAACAATTGACAGAAATGTCCGATGAAGAGTTAGGAACATTGTTTCCCATCATCTTGACTGAGCATAAGAAAGACTGGGCTAAATTATACGATCAGGAAGAAAGAATACTTTACGATACTATTGGCAAAAACATCTACCGCATTGGCCATATAGGAAGTACTGCCGTCGAACAACTAATCGCAAAGCCAACCATAGATATATTATTAGAAATCAATGGTGAAACCAACACCAACGAATTAATCAAAAGTCTGGAGAGCATAGGTTATATTTATTCTCCACAGCCTCAAAAACCTGCCCCGCACATGATGTTCATGAAAGGATATACCCTACAGGGGTTTCAGGGACAGGCTTATCATATCCACGTAAGATATGTCGGACATTGGGATGAGCCTGTTTTCTGCCACTACCTCCAAACTCACCCGGATGTAGCTCATGATTACGGAGAACTCAAGAAGAAATTAAAAGAGAAGTACGAGCATGACAGAGAGGCATATACGGAAGGGAAAACAGAGTTCATCAGACACATCGTTCAATTGGCAAAAATGCTACCCAAAGAGAAGAAAAGTGTATCTGCTGAAAAAGAAAAATACGGAAATGCTTATCTGCCCTGGGAAGAAAAAGCTGATAACTACTTGACAACATTATACAATCAAGGAAAAACAATTGCAGAGCTATCTGATATTTTCGAACGGGAAAAGGGGCTATCCGCTCACGATTAA
- a CDS encoding zinc ribbon domain-containing protein produces MEMKFCQSCGMPLTSNEVCGTNADGSLSADYCTYCYQNGKFTQDCTMDEMIEHCAQFVEEFNKDSEQKVTKEEAIAMMKQEFPKLKRWQN; encoded by the coding sequence ATGGAAATGAAATTTTGCCAGAGCTGCGGAATGCCGCTGACATCCAATGAAGTTTGCGGAACAAATGCTGACGGTAGCCTCAGCGCAGACTACTGTACTTACTGTTATCAGAATGGAAAGTTCACTCAGGACTGCACCATGGACGAAATGATAGAACACTGTGCTCAGTTTGTTGAGGAATTCAACAAAGACTCGGAACAGAAAGTGACTAAAGAAGAGGCAATTGCCATGATGAAGCAAGAGTTTCCGAAGCTGAAACGCTGGCAGAATTAA
- a CDS encoding GNAT family N-acetyltransferase, producing MEFITLSPDNVMSEHLCCAISDKKHQTGVNDKRNWLAERVKEGHVFRKLDVQGKVFIEYAPLEKAWVPVTGDNYLYIYCLWVAGSYKGKGYGEALLQSCIDDAKAQGKSGICVLSSKKKKPFLSDKKFMLKYGFKVVDAIHDEYELLALSLDSSQPQFTTDARKQIIGNKELTIYYGMQCPYIPNCIEQIYNYCENNQIPLRLIEVDTLEKAKQLPCIFNNWAVFYNGKFETVHLLNEGLLKKLLQLK from the coding sequence ATGGAATTTATCACATTGAGTCCGGATAACGTTATGAGCGAACATTTATGTTGCGCCATTTCTGATAAGAAGCATCAAACAGGTGTAAATGATAAGCGGAACTGGTTGGCAGAACGCGTCAAAGAAGGGCACGTCTTCCGCAAACTGGATGTACAAGGCAAGGTGTTTATCGAGTATGCCCCGCTGGAAAAGGCTTGGGTGCCTGTAACGGGGGATAACTATCTGTATATCTACTGCCTGTGGGTGGCAGGTAGCTACAAGGGAAAAGGATATGGAGAAGCTTTGTTGCAATCGTGCATTGACGATGCCAAGGCACAAGGAAAATCGGGTATCTGTGTGCTGTCTTCCAAAAAGAAGAAGCCTTTCTTGTCCGACAAGAAATTTATGCTGAAATATGGCTTCAAGGTAGTGGATGCCATTCATGACGAATACGAATTATTAGCCCTTTCCCTTGACAGCAGCCAACCGCAATTCACGACGGATGCACGGAAACAGATTATTGGAAACAAAGAACTGACTATATATTATGGTATGCAATGTCCGTACATCCCCAACTGCATCGAGCAGATTTATAATTATTGCGAGAATAATCAGATACCTTTGCGGTTGATAGAAGTCGATACACTGGAGAAAGCCAAGCAACTGCCTTGCATCTTCAATAATTGGGCGGTATTCTATAACGGAAAGTTCGAGACTGTGCATCTACTGAATGAAGGATTGCTAAAGAAATTGCTGCAATTGAAATAA
- a CDS encoding GNAT family N-acetyltransferase, protein MINIVPILKNKKEFLELLLLADEQESMIDLYLERGEMFALYDGDLKAACVITDEGNGTYEIKNIATYPHYQRKGYGTRLIKFLLEHYKDRYQTMLVGTGDSTYTIPFYEQCGFTYSHRIPDFFIKNYDHPMYEDGKQLRDMVYLKISKNG, encoded by the coding sequence ATGATTAACATCGTACCTATCTTAAAGAACAAGAAAGAATTCCTCGAACTTCTCCTTCTCGCAGACGAACAGGAATCCATGATTGACCTCTATCTGGAACGCGGAGAAATGTTCGCCCTCTACGACGGAGACTTAAAAGCCGCCTGTGTAATCACCGACGAAGGGAACGGAACCTACGAAATAAAGAACATTGCAACCTATCCGCATTATCAACGCAAAGGATATGGAACACGGTTAATAAAGTTTTTGCTGGAACACTACAAGGACCGTTATCAGACGATGTTAGTGGGCACGGGAGACAGTACCTATACCATACCGTTTTACGAACAGTGCGGCTTCACCTACTCCCACCGTATACCCGATTTCTTCATCAAGAACTACGACCATCCCATGTATGAGGACGGAAAACAATTGCGGGACATGGTTTATCTCAAAATCAGCAAGAATGGATAA
- a CDS encoding leucine-rich repeat domain-containing protein: MKKIIIPSILFCLTMAAGCSQDEPAMETPDNGNAPGKQITVTAAMPGTGVDTRLIYEDQTNAEGNGKLIVKWAASGEKIYLYNRTRETSSILEQKASSLSSDGKNTEFTGNLPAGTETGDELYACYQHGLPDMNFTLTKVPADEASGWPEMASLRIPDITSDGTPENIKHTICAEATYQGEPTVSFSFLPLTAALKLTIQGIPAGTTITGLQLSNVSRAADVLLYSLPPVYNFYSNEIPMEKIENLSLTSSDNVFYTALVPCYISEMMMITATDSEGKKYIAALPTIMIEAGNVYVAEVTLKDVVPTEPIDVDQYASTVEVKAAIQAILNADVTEIKLKGDLAKTGMGGTKGTFADNTQITKCDLTGVTGWGTEATLPDRAFKDCTALKEVKLPDDVRVIGEYAFVRCAALTAVNLSQITRIDNDAFNECTSLAELAMDNVTAIDDEAFYGCTSLQTLKIPQCTRFGYYIVTGCSSLTRIEATAAGNFVYIDDAGRTITETVFQNKTHSGEKAFNSAECTLVLNADKQAGGSAVPTISDGNRWSSEYIIWKSIGFQ; the protein is encoded by the coding sequence ATGAAGAAAATCATCATACCTTCCATCCTCTTCTGCCTGACAATGGCGGCAGGATGCAGCCAGGACGAACCGGCAATGGAAACTCCCGATAACGGCAACGCCCCGGGAAAACAGATAACCGTCACCGCCGCCATGCCCGGTACGGGAGTAGATACTCGCCTGATATACGAAGACCAAACCAACGCGGAAGGCAACGGAAAGCTCATAGTGAAGTGGGCGGCAAGTGGCGAAAAGATATACCTTTATAATAGGACTAGAGAAACGTCATCCATCCTTGAACAAAAAGCAAGTTCACTCAGCTCGGATGGCAAAAACACCGAATTCACCGGGAATTTGCCTGCGGGAACAGAAACGGGCGATGAACTGTACGCCTGTTACCAACACGGCTTGCCCGACATGAACTTTACTCTCACGAAAGTTCCGGCTGACGAAGCCTCCGGGTGGCCGGAAATGGCAAGTTTGCGCATCCCCGACATCACAAGCGACGGAACTCCGGAGAACATAAAGCACACCATCTGTGCCGAGGCCACCTATCAGGGAGAACCCACCGTCAGCTTCAGCTTCCTTCCCCTGACGGCGGCGCTGAAACTTACCATACAGGGAATACCCGCCGGAACAACCATCACTGGCCTGCAACTGAGCAATGTGTCTCGTGCGGCAGACGTGCTTCTGTACTCCCTTCCTCCCGTCTACAATTTCTATTCAAATGAAATACCCATGGAGAAAATAGAAAACCTCTCCCTTACCTCATCGGATAATGTTTTCTATACTGCCCTCGTGCCCTGTTATATATCCGAGATGATGATGATAACCGCCACCGATAGCGAAGGGAAAAAGTATATAGCCGCCCTGCCCACTATCATGATAGAAGCGGGAAACGTATACGTGGCAGAAGTAACACTGAAAGATGTAGTACCCACCGAACCTATCGATGTGGACCAGTATGCCTCTACTGTTGAAGTAAAGGCCGCTATCCAAGCCATCCTCAATGCCGACGTCACCGAAATCAAGCTCAAGGGCGACCTTGCCAAGACGGGAATGGGCGGTACGAAAGGTACATTTGCCGATAATACACAAATCACGAAATGCGACCTCACCGGAGTGACGGGCTGGGGGACAGAGGCAACACTGCCCGACCGCGCCTTTAAGGATTGCACCGCCTTGAAGGAGGTGAAGTTGCCCGATGACGTGCGGGTAATCGGAGAGTATGCTTTTGTCCGCTGCGCTGCGCTGACTGCGGTGAATCTTTCGCAGATTACCCGGATTGATAACGACGCGTTTAATGAATGTACTTCATTGGCGGAACTCGCGATGGATAATGTGACGGCGATAGACGATGAGGCTTTCTACGGATGTACGAGTCTGCAAACGCTCAAAATACCGCAGTGCACCCGGTTCGGCTATTATATCGTTACGGGATGCAGCTCTCTTACCCGGATAGAAGCCACCGCCGCCGGTAATTTCGTTTATATAGATGATGCCGGCAGAACAATAACCGAAACTGTTTTTCAGAACAAAACCCATTCCGGAGAAAAGGCATTTAATTCCGCCGAGTGTACCCTCGTGCTGAACGCCGACAAGCAAGCGGGTGGCAGTGCCGTCCCCACAATCTCCGACGGTAACAGATGGTCTTCCGAATACATTATTTGGAAAAGCATCGGCTTTCAATGA
- a CDS encoding AAA family ATPase: MDPMKYIVPGRKRLPYGMMNFADIRLDNYYYVDKTRFIPMIEEADRFFFFIRPRRFGKSLTLNLLQHYYDVHTRDQFEALFGDLYIGQHPTPDRNSYLVLYLNFSGITGELNNYRKGLDAHCGITFENFCKIYADLLPQGTLEGLCAVSGAVEQLDYLYQACECAGQKMYLFIDEYDHFTNAILADPESLHRYTNETHGEGYLRAFFNKVKAGTYSSIKRCFITGVSPVTMDDLTSGFNIGTNYSLTPEFNQMMGFTEEEVREMLTYYSTTSPFNHTVDELIEIMKPWYDNYCFAQECYGETTMYNSNMVLYFVKNYIMRGKAPQNMVEDNIRIDYEKLRMLIRKDKEFAHDASVIQTLVSQSYITGELKSGFPASSITNPDNFVSLLYYFGMLTISGMHRGKTKLTIPNLVVQEQLYTYLLNTYNDADLSFSSYEKSELASQLAYDGDWQAYFGYIADCLKTYASQRDKQKGEFFVHGFTLAMTAQNRFYRPVSEQDTQAGYVDIFLCPLLDIYSDMTHSYIVELKYAKYKDPETLVEKLRQEAIAQANRYADTDTVKRAIGNTQLHKIVVVYKGMEMRVCEEVI, translated from the coding sequence ATGGACCCAATGAAATACATAGTACCCGGCAGAAAACGTCTCCCTTACGGCATGATGAACTTTGCGGATATTCGCCTCGACAATTATTATTATGTGGATAAAACCCGCTTCATCCCCATGATAGAGGAGGCGGACCGCTTCTTCTTCTTCATCCGCCCCCGCCGCTTCGGCAAGAGCTTGACGCTGAACCTACTGCAACATTACTACGACGTGCACACCCGCGACCAGTTTGAGGCACTCTTTGGTGACCTCTACATCGGGCAGCATCCCACACCGGACCGCAACAGCTATCTGGTGCTATACCTCAACTTCTCCGGCATCACCGGCGAGTTGAACAATTACCGCAAAGGACTGGATGCGCATTGTGGAATTACTTTCGAGAACTTCTGTAAAATATATGCCGACCTTCTGCCGCAAGGCACTTTGGAAGGTCTGTGTGCCGTGAGCGGAGCCGTGGAACAGTTGGATTACCTTTACCAGGCCTGCGAATGTGCCGGACAGAAAATGTATCTCTTCATCGACGAGTACGACCACTTCACCAACGCCATCCTCGCCGACCCCGAAAGCCTGCACCGCTATACCAACGAAACGCATGGCGAAGGTTACTTGCGTGCTTTCTTCAACAAAGTGAAAGCGGGAACTTACTCCAGCATCAAGCGTTGCTTCATCACCGGTGTAAGCCCCGTGACGATGGACGACCTCACCAGTGGATTCAACATCGGAACCAACTATTCTCTCACGCCGGAGTTCAACCAGATGATGGGATTCACGGAAGAGGAAGTGCGGGAAATGCTGACCTACTATTCAACCACCAGCCCCTTCAATCACACCGTTGACGAGTTGATAGAAATCATGAAGCCGTGGTATGACAACTATTGCTTCGCACAGGAGTGTTACGGTGAAACCACGATGTATAATTCAAACATGGTGCTCTACTTCGTTAAAAATTATATAATGCGTGGCAAGGCACCACAAAATATGGTGGAAGATAACATTCGCATCGACTACGAGAAACTGCGCATGCTCATTCGCAAGGACAAGGAGTTTGCCCACGATGCTTCCGTCATTCAGACGCTGGTGAGTCAGAGCTATATCACCGGTGAACTGAAGAGTGGCTTCCCCGCCTCCAGCATCACCAACCCCGACAACTTCGTGAGCTTGCTCTACTATTTCGGTATGCTCACCATCAGCGGAATGCATAGAGGAAAAACCAAACTGACCATCCCCAATCTGGTGGTTCAGGAGCAACTCTATACCTATCTTTTAAACACTTACAACGATGCAGACCTGAGTTTCAGCAGCTATGAAAAGAGTGAACTGGCAAGCCAACTCGCTTATGATGGCGACTGGCAAGCCTACTTCGGCTACATTGCCGACTGCCTGAAGACGTATGCCTCGCAACGCGACAAGCAGAAGGGCGAGTTCTTTGTTCACGGCTTCACCCTTGCCATGACCGCGCAGAACCGCTTCTACCGCCCCGTCTCCGAACAGGACACGCAAGCGGGCTATGTAGACATCTTCCTCTGCCCGTTGCTGGACATCTACTCCGACATGACGCACAGTTATATCGTGGAGCTGAAATATGCCAAGTACAAAGACCCCGAAACCCTTGTGGAAAAACTCCGTCAGGAAGCCATCGCCCAAGCCAACCGCTACGCCGATACGGATACGGTGAAGCGTGCCATCGGCAACACCCAGTTGCACAAGATTGTGGTTGTATATAAAGGTATGGAAATGCGGGTGTGCGAAGAAGTTATTTAA